A window of Panthera tigris isolate Pti1 chromosome A3, P.tigris_Pti1_mat1.1, whole genome shotgun sequence genomic DNA:
GGCAACCAACATTTAAACGCTCTGGTTCAGATGTGAGACATATCACGTTTGCTTACAATTTGTTGGCCTGAACTACTCACATGGCTCCACTACCCACAAGATGCCTTTAAAGAGCAGTTCTGCCATGGGTCTGAAAGGCGGAAAGctaaaaatatttggtgaaaagaagttaaaattacCCCTGAATCTTTTAATTTTCCCCGTTGGTCTGTTATATGCAATCACTTGTGTTTCccaaatgtttaaatttaaattgaagaCCTCCTGCACAGCTGTCACAATGGAGACTTTCCTTTGCCATTCCCTacttaaatgtttttccttcttggttcattccttttcatcAGTGGGGTACTATTTCAGTAGCTTCCTAAGAAAGTATTAGGGGAGCTAAAAGATACAGGCAAGTTATAGCTGAGTTTTTCATAGCAGTCTTCCCTAGTCTTACCTCGAACTAATTTTTAGCTTGGCTGCATAAAGGATTTTGGGTTGGAAATCACTCCTAAGAATTTTAAAGGAATTCTTCCATTGTCATCTAGCATTTTATTACTGTTGAGAAGTCCCATGTCATTCTGATTCATGTGACCTAGATTTTCTGAGTGgattctttttagaattttcactttattcttattctgaaatttcacaatgatGTGCCTTGGtatgagtcttttaaaaatgattttttcttcaatattctgTGTTCAGCTGGGGTTCTAAGAATGTGGGGACATTAGAGCGTTCATAATTTTAGTCTAGAGAAATTTTCTTACATTTGATACTTTCTATCTCACTATTTTTTTATGGAACATTTATAAATTAGATGCTGGATTAACCAGGTTTATCTTCCATGTATCTTTGTTTCTCTGCTATTTGCCATTACTCtagcatcttaattttttttttctgtaggaggtttgcatgattttattttctgaatcttgtactgatttttttaaaaaatgggtttatcATAATTTTAGTTTCCAGgtactcttatttttctgtttgttccttctCTGTAGCATCCACTTGTTTTATGGATATAGTATCTTCTTATCTCTCTGAAGATATTAATTATAGTTTGTGAAACTTTGTTTTATTCCTACATTATCTAGCTCTCTTTTACCCTgttggttcttctctcttttcattctggAGACTTTCCTCAAATCTGATAGTCTGTGAATGTCTGTTCACATTTAGGAATGGGGTTGACTGAGAGCTTTGTGACCCTGTTAATAGGCAAACTACACTGTGATGTCATTGTACAGACAGTAGTAGCATTTTCTTTGTGGAGCCCATATATGAGTATATGAAAGTCTGGGACTATTTGTCATCTCCAGCAAAAAATCTAGCAGCAAGAGCTCTGAGGGTGGGGCATACACTTTGCTATAGGAGTTCTTGAGACAGGACAAGTAAAGTAGGCTCATTAACAGGCTCACAAAACTTCCTTAATCCTCTAGCTTTTACATCTTCATACTACCCATCCCTTTGCTGTGGTTGGAATCTCTCTACTTTATTCCTTTAATAAGGACACAATTACAATCTTTTTGCCTGGGGATTATGTGGTGTGAGGAAAGAGATTTAAGGAGGAAACtaatatatatggatatttttaCTACTCCCCCGTCCCTGAAATCTCTATTTAGACTTGAGCCTTGTGCAATATCCAGCACTGTTGGTTCCTGAGCCTCTTAAGGATTCTGTAAGGGATCAtcactctcttccccttctggtAGCTCCCTTTGCCAAGGACTTTTGGTTCTAATTTTCCCTGCTCAGCTAGATTGGTCACCACTCCTCcttgatatattctttttttaaaaatgtattaaacttTTCATCTGCTGATATCTCCTCTCCAGCCTTCTTGTCCTGAGgacttaaatcttttttattcctttatcatTGTTTTAATGGGGACTCAGGAAGAAGAAAGGTTCAATGTCTGTGGTCAGGAAGCCATATTTAACTGGaaatctcttttataaaataagttactTCATAGCTTTGGTGACCAATTCTTTACCTTCCCATGTTGTTCACAACTGTTTTTTCTCTAAGCAGTCTGAGTCCTGGGCAAGAAAGGTCAGCCCTTTCTCAGGAGAACTTCAAATTCTACGCTTGAGACTATGGTAAACTCTAGTGTTCTGGCTTAAAAGTAGCATTGCTTAGTTGTTTTAAAGCATGGGCTTTATCTGAGAAGGCTGGGGTTTGCATTTCAGCCCCATtgctttccagctgtgtgaccctgggcacgtttcttattctttctgttttctcagttaTAAAATATGGGTAATAATAGTGCCCACCTCCTAGGGTTGATATAAGAATTAAAGTTAATACATGACCTTTAAAGTGCATATCAATTATAAAATATGGGTAATCATAGTGCCTACCTCCTAGGGTTGATAtaagaattaaagaagataatACATGACCTGTAAAGTCCGTAGCATGGTGCCTAGCAAATAAAAAGTATGCAGTGATAGTGGtcattattatccttatttgaaatatttgagtaTTTCAGGTTGTGTTGTACCTAAGGATTTTTTAGCTCATTTCAGAATTCTCAAAAAATAGTAAGTTGAATCTATGACTTCGGATCGCTCTCAGCAAGCACTGTTCTTGAATCTGAGTTTAGTTCAATTTCTAGAATCGGTATTCTGTGCTCTTCAGGTAGTAAACCTATTTTCACTGGCAAGTTTAATGCTTAGTGATCTTGCAAGCTCAGAAAGGCTGAGCCATATCCCAGAAGGTTGAAGTTAGTGTCAACCCATAGTTTAGAGCAGATGCTGGCAAACTTTTCCATTAAAGAGCCAAATaataactatttttgtttttgtggcgCATACAGTCTCTTTCTCAGCTATTCACTTATGCCATTAGAGTGTGAAAGCCTCCATAGACAATGTGTAAACAAATGGACCTGGCTATGttttaatgaaactttatttacaaaaaaatggtGGCACTTGGGTTTGGCTGTTGGTTATAGTTTGCCAAATCCAGGCTTAAGGCATAGTGGAGAAGAAAGGGGGACAGGGGAAGGTGTAACCAAACCAACAGGAGTTCACTGCTTGGTGAGTCAGAAATTGCACCAGATTGAGTTGcctcacaaagaaaactttatttgcagcaaataaggagatcatggGGGAATTGTTTCCAAAGCTCTGACTCTCTGAGCAAGGGTGgatgggttccttttatttaggttAGGATGAATATCTAAATAGGGAAGCCCTGCCATTGTATGTAGAGGTGGCATAGGGTCTGGCATGAGCCTTGAGGCAGCATGCCTATGCATACATTGTGTTCTATGAATGGGGCTTGTGCTCCTCTTTGGGCAGGGactttagtattataatgaggtaaaggaAGTTGTCTGTCATTCTAGAGGTCATTCCCTGGTCTGTCAGTGTAGGCCTCAGTCAGGGGTTAAACTGGTCTGGGCCAGTTGGAGGTCACTATCACTGGAGGGGTAGTTTCGCTTTTCATTTGCCTGACTTAAGGGATTAGCTGGAAAGAAgagtttaaggaaaaatgtgggacaaaggttgATGAATGGAAGCAGGTGGGCAATAAAGGTCAGGTGTTGGGGTCTAGTTGCTGACAAAGGGAGGAAATAAGAAGGAACAGAAAtgcatcgcttctcggccttttggctaagatcatgtGTGAAGAAGGAACAGAAATGTACCCATGAAGAGAGAAGTCAGGCCTCTCAAAAGCAATTTGGTAATTTAAAGGAAGCTTGAGGATGCTGACTACCCCCACTCTATCTGGTTGTCTTCTGATGGTGAACCTtaggaaaagtaggaagaaagaaacagttttttttttaagtttttgtttaaatgccagtatagttaacatacagtgtaatactagtttcaggtgtacagttcagtgattcAGCACTGAAATAAACGTTTTTGAGTTGTATTCTGAGAATCttcacattttcccccttttccttcacCTTCTTCTTTGACTCCCCTTTCCTTGGTTAGGTAGTGACTTCACACTTCTTCCCCTGTTCCTAGCAGAGCCCATTAATATGAAAGGGTAAATTACTAGTAATAGTTTGGATTATTACTCCTTTTAGGgaatctgtactttaaaaaaataaaatgaaagaatatgttttttcctcttaagacattgttttgtttttgtttttcgtaATGTATGCAATGGACACACCTCATATCTGAGCCTCATCCCACCCTTTATCCTGTCTGGGGGTGTGGTTCAGAGATTGGGTGGGGAACCATGGTTTCTGTTGCAAATATTACTTGGTAATAAAAACAATGCCTCAGTAATTTGAGTTGTTTTGAAACAGTCATGCCAAAATGTCCTTTTTCATCAAAAACATACGTTTAACTTTCTAACAGGGTGATTTGATTGGATAACCCCAGTGGAATATATTCCAATAGAaaaaataaccacacacacaaaaagctgaAAATTTTTGGTAATCATATTATTGATGATAGTGCTTATATTCCTTTCTTGTATATGGGATAATTTAAGTGAgtattattttggtttgtttaaaattaacattttcatagTAGTTGAAAAAAAGCTAAAGGTATAAGATCAAGGAGATAAAGTAAAAATCCCAAAATCCTGAATTTGAATCAGAAGAATCAGTATAAATTCAtagtattctttctttaaaaaaaaaaaaaaaagacatattttcaagctctgttttcaaaaaaaagacttggaaatAATAATTTCCCCAGTATCAGTGTGTACCCCATGCATCTGGATTCTGTTCACTAAATATCATTTCTTACTAAGGGATGAcatctccttggagaaatggataATTCCCTGTATGGGGAAAGAAATGTACAAGATTAGCCAGGAACATCTTGTTAGACCAGATAGTAATAAAAGCTCCCAGTAATATGcggattattttaaaaagactcagGAGACAATTTAAATAAACTACTTAGAAAAGATGGGACAATTTTAAGCATTAATAAGAATTGAATGCAATTGATTGAAGCATAGGGAATGTGTTTAAATCCACGGGTTCATAATGATACTTTaaaacaacacatacacacaaacacatacagaaaTACTCTCAACTCTTCATTGGCTGCCTTTGGAGAATACTAGGAAactaccttattttaaaaactggtaagtAGACAATCTAGCATGTATCCTGCTGTTCCTATATGATAACTAGGTAGTTGGTAAGAAGTTTCTCTTTATAGGAATGTTTCagttaataaaaaagaagcaatggtagaattagaaaattatgattctgtaaaaaaaaaaaaaagaaaattatgatttCGCAATCTGGATGGATCTAGATCAGGAGTCaataaactttttctgtaagggaccagatagtgaatattttaagctttgtgggcCCTATAGTCTGTATTGCAACTATTCAAGTCTGCATTGGAGTGTGGAAGCAGCCATTGGCAATGGACGTGATTGTTTCagtaaaactatttataaaaacagggtgCACTGATTGGATTTTGTCCATAGGCTGTAGTTTGCAGACCCCTGATCTAGATAATGATTATCAGTATCTGATAATATCACAATAAAAGAGACACCAGGTTTTGTTCCTCCTAATGGAGGTACATGGCTCATCTTGGGGGGGAAAACCAGAATCTGATGAGGCTTTTTGATTTAACTACCAATTTTCAGAGaataaaaggaacagaggaaCATATTAGAAAATGCAGGAAGAAGCAGTCAGCAAAATCTAGACTTTGGGAAACTCCAGAGAACAAAcgactttttaaacaaattttcaagagggaaaataatatggaggagTAATCTAGAGATTAAAAATGACTTAAGAAACATATCACATAGTTTATAGTCTAGGGCTTGTTTCCCTGTAGGAGCTCTGTATTGCTGGAGAAGGAGCAAAAGTGCCCTAATCCTTTTAGgattaatttattcaaaagaaataacagaaaaatactcaacatgcaaaaagaaaatgaaggaaaaccaCAGAACATGCCAAAGGTGGAGGCACACTGCCCTTCAGAACATGTAccacaggaggcagagggaaatcCTCAGCCTTCTGAAGGTATAAGCCAAGAAACAGGAAGCCTTAGAGGAGGGCTGACCCAACCTGGCTTGGGGTTTAAAGAGGACACTCCCATGAGGCATTTGGaccttgaagaaataataagagGCGTAGATGAGTGGGAAAGGCTTAAGAAAGAGATAAGAAGAGTAAGAAACAAGTTTGCGATGATGCATTGGAAGCAAAGACATTCATGCAGCTGTTCTTATCCTGTGTGTTCTAGAccgtaaattcttttttttttttttttgtctgatattaaaatCTGGTCCCCGcttgctttctgtgttttctgatgTATCTTTgacatttgttttacttttaaatatctggtggaatttttttttttaggtagtgTCCTTGTTACCAGCATCTCACTGGATTTTGTGTTTTGACCCATTATGCAGATCTGTTTTTTAGTTGGAAAGTTTTACACATATGCAtgaaaatttattcattctatattGCAAAGTTAAACATAACATATTTACAAAGCAGTATATTTAGTATCAGCTCACATAGGTAGGATTAAATCACAaattgtatgtatgcatgcatatgtgtatacatacatccATATGTCAAAAACCTAATGGCTTATTTCTGTGTGGTgtgagcttttttcttttcacttatatgtgtttttttcctgaacatgtgccacacacacaaaaagaattaaagtttTGTAATTAAGAGTCAAATAATTTGCATCCAGCTTATAAGGACAATGGAGGCACCTAAATTCTTGATAGAACaactataaaatatgtaaatcacAAATTACCTCTGGATCTCTTAGCCAAAGGAATAATGTTGGCAAatattacagatttaaaaaaaaacatatcaaatatCAATGGGTGAATGTGGTTGTTTCCCTGCAAAGATGGTCACCAGTAATTTCTCCCATCTCTAAATAATCCTGTCCTCCTTTTAAGAGATGGGGTCTATTCCCCTCCTTTTGAGCCTGGATTGATTTTAACTTACATTAACCCGTAGAATATGCTAGAATTGACATTGTCCTAGGCCTGAGTCTTTGGGGGCTGGCATCAGCTGCTTTTGCTGCCTTGGGGCCACCATGTAAAGAGGCACATCTACCCTCCTAGATTGAATGCATGGGGGGAGAGAGGTCCCAGCCTTCTAGACATTCTCCTCAAGACCTGCAGCCTGAGAGTTAAGCTTGGTTATTCCAGCCCAGTCAAGATGCCAGCTGAATAGAGCTGTGTGAAACAGAAGAATCACCCAACCAACCTACAGAatcatgcaaaataataaatggtTATTTCAAGTCACCAAGATTTGGAATAGTTtcttatgcagcaatagaaaacaaatagatacatagaaacttacttggaaataattcaaacaaaTTGTTACAAAATTGTGTGATAATAAGGGAAATGTGAATAGTAAATAGATATTTGATGTTATTTAAGAATTATTAGAAATCcgaatataaagttttaaaagttttgtatttaatttctatgaattttttttattttttaaggtgtgATAAAGTGttatggttatatttttaaagatacgtGTATTGGAGTATTAAACATGATATGGGGAGTTGTTTCAAAATTCCCCATAGAGGAGAAAGGGTTGGTGGAATAGAGATGAAGTAAGTTTGACCCTATACTGATACTGTTGCTGGATGATTGGGCACATGGTGGTTCATTAGATAGTATCTTTACTGTTATATTTGTTTGAGAATTTTCATCACAACTaatcaaaattgataaattaaaaaagaaaagtattaagTTAGAGAACTTGTATTCTAAGGGTGAAACGCCAGCCATCCTGCTGCAAGTAAGGTAGTTAAATTCTTAAGTAGCAGAACCTTCCTCACCATCCTGAAAATACCATGAAGGTAAACACTCAGCAAAACCAGTCTTAAATTATCACCCTTACTTAGGACTTTTAAGGGGATTAATTATATTTAGGAAATTGATGTtagaatttgtttcctttattaaacCTAAAGGGTGACATGTTGCCTTATTTTCACCCATTTATTTATAAGACACTACGTTGGaagtcaaaaaaacaaacaagtccTTCTCTTTCGACTGTCTAAGAAGATTTTAGATCACTTGACCATTCTGAATCTCCAGTTCCTCATTGGTATCAAGTGGAGACTTTCATGCTTTTCTTGATAATTCATCAGGCCTTGAGACAAACTGGCGATTTCTG
This region includes:
- the LOC102970856 gene encoding transcription elongation factor A protein-like 8 gives rise to the protein MQKENEGKPQNMPKVEAHCPSEHVPQEAEGNPQPSEGISQETGSLRGGLTQPGLGFKEDTPMRHLDLEEIIRGVDEWERLKKEIRRVRNKFAMMHWKQRHSCSCSYPVCSRP